A segment of the Elaeis guineensis isolate ETL-2024a chromosome 6, EG11, whole genome shotgun sequence genome:
CAAACAAAGTTATTGTACATACCATACAAAAGAAGTCATAAAAGGAGAGGAGGACTCACCTTATCATCCACATCAGTATTATGCCGCAACCATGCATAGGCTTCACGAAAATCATCAAACACATGCAACCCATCATGGGCATACGATGTTAGAACAATTGAAGGGGCAGAGTAAGCTTCTGCTGCTGCCCATACACAATGAACCTACAATAAGAAGATACATGAAATTTGAATGGTCTACAAGTCGAACCATAAGATAAAATGACTTTATCAACAAATTGTGTGAAACAAGCTCACAAATCCTGTAAAAGCACACAAAAATGTCCTACAAGTATTCACTACATCGTCATCAGCTTTTGAGTTCAGTTAAATACCAGGCTTTTGTGAGGTAGCCAAGCAAAGGGGCTGGGGCCTGGGGCATTACTGAATGCAAGCTTTTTACGAAGAGTATTCTTTTAATCATATATAAACTTTTAAGATCATTTTTGGTGGAAAGTAAAACTGAACAACTAAAGGAAGCCTCCATATACAACCAACACAAAATAGCAGATCCATGCCTTAGCTTTTTGACACTCATAGACATCAAATTCACATGACTATATTGTTTCTACATGAGTATGGAAAAGAATTCGTTTTAATGTATCTTCTCTTTAACTTTTTCCCAATTCATAGAGCCTCCAGCAAATTGATGTGATCACTCTTTGGTTAAGGTCAAGGTTCACCACGCCAGAACTGGGCCCCATGCCAATTGGCCGGCAGTATAGTTCGGTAGCCTCCGTACCGGGCCCACCCAACATGGCAAAGTAAGCGAGGGAGGGAGAACcggagagagagagcgagagagagaggaatGGAAGGAAGGAGAATGGGGAGGGAGGCTGATAGTGGCCATCGGAGGGCTGCGGAGGCCCTCGGAGGGCAGGATCTTCCTCCTAGCCCTCCGTCGGGTTGAAACAGGGTGGACCACAGGGGCAACCGCCTCTATTTCGATCgcgattctatttttttttttaattgcgaTGCTAGCTTCACCATggatcagaaaaaaataaaacggATTGCAATCGAAACAAGGATGGTCACCCCTATTTCGACCTGATGGAGGGTAGGGAGGAAAATCCGGTGCCTTCGTAGCTCTCTAATGGCCACCATTGGCCTCCCCGCCCACTCTCCCTCCTTTcattcctctctttccctcctcCTCTCTGTATTTTCCTCTCTACGGAGGAGGACAGAGCTCTGAAGGCCTCAGCAGCCCTCCGATGACTTCAGTGGGCCTCCAATGGCCTCTCTAGCATTTcttctccttccctcccccctctcttttcttcttcctcctcaccAATATACCATTTTTGACATTGGAACTGTGTTGGTCGGTGGCCGGTATAGTTTGGCACTCATGGTTCAACGAACACTGGTTCAAGTAATGCTGTCATAATTGAGGTAACATGGGGACCCAGAATATTAAAAGACAGAATGTACCATCTGAAATGAAATATGGAcaataaaaaatgatataaacCAAGCCATAAGTAGCACAACCTACAACTTGGATCTAATGTGCATTCATAAACCAAGATTCAAGCAGTTATAATTGACAAtatgtgttttgaataaaaaaaccTATTTTTTAGATTTCTTTTTTGAGTTGAGAAGGCCAAATATCAAGAAGGTATCCGACATCGTGTTTGGATAAATTAACAAAAGTAATGTGAAGCTCCAAAACTTTTCATCTTAGATCATATCAGAGTTAACCATGTGAAATGACAGCAAGGATTCATTCCACAGCTTGTAAATATCCTCAAAAATCAGAAATACATTGTTATCTTCAAAACACTGTATCACCTGGTTGGTGAATATGGCTCAATATACCTGTATTCTATAATTATTAAGATGCTATTTCTTTCCAGTCTTAAGTGCATAACAGCTCTAGTCCAAGGGGAAGAAAGAGAGACCTTTGACTGGGTCAAGGATGAGGTTAGAGGCCATTTCCTTTGGGTCTTGAGTGCATAGCTCAAGAGCATTCACCTTATCTCCCTTTCATGTAAGTGTCACTGTGGTCCagataaaaaaatcttttttattggtTTAACTTCAAAGTGTCAAAAATCAATGATTATCTATTACCACTTTAGATTGACCTATTTCTTTGATTTCTTGGAAGAGATAAATGACAACTACATACTGGAAAGTTCACCAGTAAACATCACAATGGTGCATAAAGCAAAACAGTGTACAATTCATGCTTGTATTGAAATCAACACTGATGAGAGAGGCCAATAGAATAGAAATACTATGACAATTTGACCTTTATAGGCAATTTAGTGGTCATATTTGCGATTCACAATCAAGATAACATGCACCAAAGAATCTTGGATTGTTAGAAGTGTCAGGGAATCCAGGCCTACCACTAGAGCTGTCATAGAGGATGTAATTCATGACTACTAGTCACTGATGGTAATCGAAGCGAAGACTTACTCAGGAATTTTGTGGAATATGTTATTTAATGAGGATGAGGGTTGTACACTATTTTGGGGAACTAAGATACTTCCAGTAAATGTAAGTAATTCTGAACTGCAAGATTATTGTACAAAATGCAATACGTTGAATAAGCTTTTACATGTTTTCATGGTGCTAGGGGTGTCTGaatattttcttttcatagtagcATGACCCTTGAACATGTTATGTGGCACGTAAGGAGCCAATAATTTTGCACATAGGGAGACTTGATCAGATATTATTTATTTTCCAAGTGAGAGACCCATTCAGGAAGCTACCAAAATTGAGGATGATCTGGGTTGTACATGGATACCAATGCTCAATCAAGCTTCAACATATAACTGTACCCTTTGCATATTTAGCTGTTTTCACTACTAACTAAAGTGAAAGACATGACATAAGTTCAAGAAGTCAATATTTGGCAAAATTTGGAATGAGTATAAATGGCATACCACATAAAAACCACCAAGTACGATGAGGAGAAGAATGGCAACTGCAGATGCTTCCAAGGGCAATACCAGCAgcctttttttattttcagaatgaCTAGGAACTTTTTccacattttctttttctttttccttttccttcttccggTTCTTCCTTGATGGTCTTTCTTTTGATACTGTTTCAGATTTAGTTGTGCATGGCTATCAATCTTTGATGCATCATTTTGAGCTATTGAACTCACAGAATTCATATCTCCTGCCTTGAAAGTTATATCATAACAGCAAACATTAGTAGGATGCTCAAAGATCATGCATAAAATAACAAGCATAACATCACAAAACTGAAACCGAGGGAACAAACACAAGGAAATGCATGGAGCACATACATCAGGTGGATTGTCGAGTATGTTAGGcagctgaagtttgattgaccgTGTAAAAACATCAAAGGCTTCAGAAAGAGCAATTCCAGACATGATGCATGCAGCTGGAGCCAAAACAAGCATAAGACGCACCTGGGAATCGATATGCACTTATGATCATAAGGGTAACAAAAAAATTGTAGCTTGTAAAAAGGTGACTAAGTTGAATTTTTCTGCTACTTCCTCACCATTACTCCAGAAAAATAGACTGATGTTACTAAGTACAGGACCACAAATGAGCTAGCATCAGATAAAGGCAAAAAGCATGCCTGCAGaacatttaggaaagttgtcagTTATCGTAACCATATCAAATTCTTGCAGATTTTCTGATCTGTGATAGGTCTCATAATACAAGAGAAATATATCAATATTCAACCATCAATGTCCCCAACTGAAATTTAAACATAAAGTGGGAGATGATTTGATATCATGGAATGTGTAAgtcttttcattttaaaataaataaaatcaacaGGAATATTGCAGTCAAATGCTCTTAAAGGCAAGCACTCTTAGCAGTCCATTGGGTTGCAAAAGTAAGGTTTAATCCACAAGCCAACAAGGATATATTTAGCAAAACAAAAATCAGagaaaattcaataaaataagaaaaaaacatATATGACAAAATTTAgaagataataaaatatatccaaaaataaGTGTTGGCCCTTTAGAACCTCTTGATCATTCTAGTTTTCATATTTGTCCcaatctcctcttcctcctccactCCCACCCAATGTTTTTATTTTAAAGACTGCATCTAGAAGTGCTTTAGTTGCCACTTGTGATGGCTGTTATTGCTAAAGGAAGAAGGTAGAGGAATGAGAAAGGAAGTTGTATAACAGAATCCATGGTACCCAGTCATTAACTTACGAGACAGCTCAAGTTGGCATCTATGACTTAACCAAGTCTTCTAGCTAGGCCACAAGTGCATCTGTGAAGTTAATATACATGTTGCTGAAAATATTAAGTGCTTCAAGCCAAGGTCCTGCTGCTCGCTTCTTCCCGTAGAAGTTGCATATTAACCAGGAGTCTTCAATCTTAGTATCCAACATGACAACTACAGTTACCCTTGTTGCTATTATGGCCTATGGATGGACTCTGCGTTGATTTAAAAAGAAAGCTTCAATGATTAATATTCAAGTTGCCAACAAAATCAATATATGTGGGAAGGATCTTGAGCTTATTCATCTGAAAATGGTTAAGATAATCAAAGAATGTCGAGGATATATTATTATaccaaataaaataaacaaagaATATGGCATTCAGCTTTAATTCGGTCTAGAGTTGCTTGGACACCTTGTAAGAAGCAACACCCATGATCATTGTTGCCCAAAGGAAAACAAATCCCTTAGTCATGATCTTAACACAAAATTACATATAATTTAAGGAAACATCAACATGTACAGAATTGAAGATCAACATTCAAAATTTGGTGATAAGCCCAGTACTTACTATGATACCAGCTGGAACCAAGAATGCCAAAACATTGATGTCCATAAAATATGAAGGCCATGTTGGTGGCTGATGTTCACTAACACTAGCGATGATGGGTATGTACTTGCTTGCATAAGTTCTGCCACATCAACAAAGGAGGAAGATCAAGATGCTAAATTGTAATAAATCCACCCCAAATAAAAAGAGGACTTCTCAATGCATGTAATCATTCTAAGATCAATGATTACACGGTGAAGCAAAATACATTTTAAGTTCAAGTTTTATGTTGCTTTAGAAATGACTCTGCATCTTCATCCCTCCCTCTGCACTTTTTAATCCATAGAGAAATTCACCTTCGCAGTGCTTAGATTCCCGGGGCACATACAACCCCAACATATGCCCATCTTCCTTATTAGTATCTTTTCCAGTAGCATGCATGATCTTCACAATCTTTGGAGTCAATCTATTTGTTCGTGTTGCCCAGGAACAAAATGCAGTTCTGGAATTAAGCTTAGGGATAAGAAGGAAGtgatttctttgtataacttgagTAAATCCACTCATTATGATGGTATGGTAGTTCTTTTTCCAAATTTGCTTCAGATTGTAAGAATTCATTACAAAAGAAAGTTGATTGGTTTCTCTAGACAAATGACGATTGATAAAGCTTGCAAGTACAAGCATTGGAATTATGTACTCTTTAATAAATTACTTTTTGTGCAGATCCAATGTATAGAGGCTTGATCCTCTTCACAACCTCATTCCTAAAGATAAAGGCATGTGCTTTGGATCAATAAGTTGTAAACTAATTCTTCTGGGTTCTGCAACTAGTGTCTCAAGGCATTGGCTAACCTCATGTCAAAGGGCATGCCTCCTAAAACAACATTCCAATTGCACATAATGCCAGCTAAATGCTTCCTCAAAATTGTAATGATCGTTGTGTTTTAACATTGCATTTTCCATAACTGCAACCATTTGATTTCAGAATATGTCCATAACCATGACAACAATCACATAACATCTTGGAGTTGGCTGCATTATACAGTCCTAAAAGCTTTAATATGTACACCAACGGAAAAGGTACTATAGTAGTCATAACTTTAAGAACAGGTGCTTACGGATCAAGAAGACTCAAACTACGCCCACTCCATCCTTTTGTGGGGCTGGAAGCCACCAATGCTATAAATATAGCTATAACCGCACAAGAAACAGCCCTGAAAGAAAATACTATTAGTATATTAACAGAAAATATTGTGTAATTCATGCAACTATTTTTTACATGCTTCActtggtagaattgaaaataaacaAGCTTTAGAAAACCTAATATTTTAATCATGGTTTCAAGCACAAAACATGCAAAATGTTATGGAGGGCCAGAGCTTACAAGCCAATTGTTACAACAAGTGTCATAGCCACTTTAAACATCTTTGGAGATAGAATCCCtttgatataataaataaaagcaaCCACATGAATGATTATGAAAACCTGCAAATTTAGTTGAAAGTCAGAAAAAGGAGAGTATGACGCACACAAATTGCAAAataacatgccaaatcaataaaATAACATTACATAACAATAATTCTCCCTTGCAGTTCACATTCAGTACAGATAAACTCAGCAAAATAGTAAATATGATATGTAAAACTTCGGAGTAAATTTGGATAATTTACAAGTTGACTAGTTCTTTCGAAAGCAAACAGGAAATTGTAAAGATACACCATGCCcaatgtttgaaaatatctcctAGATGACTAGACCTCTACTAGATTTGGGCAACCATACTGCATCTGGTCCTTGAGAATCATATAGCCTCCACACCAGAAGCATCCATCAAATCTAACCTGTCAATTGACTAACACATCTGTTCTGATGCAAATAAATATATCTACCATATTTAATGGGAGAACCTTCAATGATAGGACTGACCACTTTGTAACTGGACTCTTTTTGTAGGCAGACTCAGTAACGTTTGCTATTTTCCATTTTTAAGTTATATATGGCTTGCAATTTAAGGAGGTGAGGAGTTTGCATGAAAATTGGGGGAGCTATTCAGTTGGGGAAGCAGAAGACTCATCCTCCTAAGCTCTTTCATCCTCTTCTGGATTCTAAAAGTGGGGATAATTCTGATAGCAGTGTCTTCTTAATGGATTATTTTGGTTAAACATGACCCAAGATAACAACATTCTCTTCTTGCTTTTGTTGCTTATGCAGTTTCTTTTCTCATTAGAGTTTTGATGGATCCTTGATGGGAGGTTCTATACATTCAGAAGATCTCAGCCAACCATGTTTCTCCATGTGGATCATGTGCAGGACTCCATCAGTTTTTAATGAAAGAGTATCAGCATAACAGAGTCCCCAGAAGTGCAGAGTTGGCACCTTCTGTACTAACTTGGGGCATTAAACTTAAATCACAAATACGAGTATTGACTGCTTGAAAAGTTTCTCATCTAATTAATAAGTCAGACAAAAAGATTAGAAAATGGGAAGAATCTCTAACTATGAAATGAGAGCTAGCATGACAAAAACCTATGCATCATTAATGAGCTCAACTAACATAAACATACAGACCAAAAATGATGCAAAATGCTCTGAcgtcatcactgcattaaaaccAACCACGGGCACCAAGGAAGCTAGAAGTGTTCCCAAGACAACCTGCATTGAACAAGACTTCAGTAGGAAATTTAACAATCTAACCATCCTTATAATAGGGAACTTGCCGAATTCATATCCTCTTGCTGTAACATGTAAACACTCACAAGAGGGGCATAAGCAATGTACAATCGTGAGGAGTAGCGACCAGTCAAAATACACAGCAGAACGTGCATAGGAATAAGGTTAATGATGAATGTATAGCCTCCCCAAGAGCACACCTGGAAAAAGtaaatttttaccaatggattTACTTACAAGAAAGAAACCTGTAGCTTCAGCATACTATGCTTACCATGTAGAAGTATGACAGAGCATTTAAGGTAGCATAGAAGAGTGATCCTGTATTCAGTGTCTGTACATAATTTAAAGAAAGCAGCAGGTTGGTTAATATACTGAATAAAACAGATCTTTTCTTTGTTGATATTCAGCTCAACTTTTACCTTTATATAAAGATAAAATGTAAATACTAGAGCAAAAATTGCTACAGCTTCATTGTCATAACTGCCAGCCACAGATCTTGAAATATAAGAAGGCACCTGCAAGTAGAGAAACAACGGACGAGTGCTTAAAATTATAGCAGATTTTCAAGTGAAAGCCACAATGAGACATTTAATGATCAAAGCAACAATCATATATAGCATCTAAGAATAACAAATGCATATGCATAGATGATTCTGAAACCTGATTGGCCAAGCAACACTACAAATTGATTAGTTTTGTAAAAATGGATGTATGTTTTCCACAATCCATTTTGTCAAAATTAATGTCGTAGAACTTGGACAACAAGTTTTAAGAAAAACAGGTCTCCCCTTTTTTCATAGAACCAGTTTTTACAAAGAACTACATTTTATAGGAATTTGTTCTGGTAAAACTCACAGGCAACCAAATACACACTGCAAAAACACAAAATCCTGTAAAGTCCAGATGTTTTTCATGACACATGACATATTAACAGACAAAAGAGATTGTTATAATGGGCGAGCATAATCAAAATGCTATTCAATTCAGTCAAACACACAAAATACTAGTCTGTTAATAATGACTGAAAATGATAACATACAGCCTCAGGCCACCTCACACTTTGGGTTTACAGGATTATGGAAGCAGGAAACACCTAAGCTGAGGAATTTATGTTCTTTATGATATTTAAGTTTCCTTTCTTAGGATTTACCTATCAGATTCATCTGCCATTTTAACATGCCAATGAACATATATCCATCCTAGAAATATTTGTGATGGTTTCTCTTCAATAATAATTTCACTTATtgcattaataatttatatagggATTGCATGTCAATTTGGCTTGTTGGCTCATACTTTTTTCAGATATGAATGCAATTCCCCACATCAAGCAATGACTTTGCCTAGCCTTATGTAAACTCTTTCCAATGTCTAAGAAAAAAATTGGAGGCTGGCTTCCAAGTTGCatgagatttaaaaaaataaaaaataaaaaaaaaggaagaagaagaagaagaagaagaaagaaagaaaagtaaccaacTAGGTAGGTTTCTGACCATCTAGATTGTGCTTTTCAGTCTCCTGCAAGAAGTTGCATTGGCCAGGAGTTTAAACAAACTTAGAGGTCGATATCATGTTGAGAGCTGACCGTAAGATGTTCTAGAACTTTGTGGATCGGCATCAATGTGGGTTGATGCAGGTTAATATGCACAAGCAGGTATGGGCCATAATGATGAATATGATACTTGAATCCTTGCTTACAATCAAATAGTAGAGTTAGAGCTAATTACTAGTCAGTTTCAAAGCTAGGTTTGAGACCTAAACCACTTATGTAGGACAAAAATTTGGATCTCATTTTCCTTCAATAAAGCTTGAGTTTGAACAACTTGAATCTGATTTAAACAACCTGTTTGTGACCAGCTAGATTTcaatatcaaaatataattaaattggtTACAAAAAAAGGTAGTTGCTAGATTCCAAGTGTTAGTTCTATTCTACATATATGGCCCAAGTTACAAACTTATTGATCAAAGAAATTCTAAGCTTTCTGAACACAAATGCAGCACAAAGACAAACTCAAACTCCTGCTCTTGTTCTGACCACACTTCAACTGACTTTCAAAATCCATAACTTAGAGGAACTTAGAACCCCATTAAGTCAATGTATTGTTC
Coding sequences within it:
- the LOC105047433 gene encoding LOW QUALITY PROTEIN: dolichyl-diphosphooligosaccharide--protein glycosyltransferase subunit STT3A (The sequence of the model RefSeq protein was modified relative to this genomic sequence to represent the inferred CDS: inserted 1 base in 1 codon), yielding MAATAETKGPSTLRNAFGGVLGVFILLLIGVLAFSIRLFSVIKYESVIHEFDPYFNYRVTQYLTKNGIYDFWNWFDDRTWYPLGRVIGGTVYPGLTLTAGSMWWLLNSLNIPLSVETVCVFTAPIFSANAAWATFLLTKEVKGTGAGLTAAVLLAMVPSYISRSVAGSYDNEAVAIFALVFTFYLYIKTLNTGSLFYATLNALSYFYMVCSWGGYTFIINLIPMHVLLCILTGRYSSRLYIAYAPLVVLGTLLASLVPVVGFNAVMTSEHFASFLVFIIIHVVAFIYYIKGILSPKMFKVAMTLVVTIGLAVSCAVIAIFIALVASSPTKGWSGRSLSLLDPTYASKYIPIIASVSEHQPPTWPSYFMDINVLAFLVPAGIIACFLPLSDASSFVVLYLVTSVYFSGVMVRLMLVLAPAACIMSGIALSEAFDVFTRSIKLQLPNILDNPPDAGDMNSVSSIAQNDASKIDSHAXTKSETVSKERPSRKNRKKEKEKEKENVEKVPSHSENKKRLLVLPLEASAVAILLLIVLGGFYVVHCVWAAAEAYSAPSIVLTSYAHDGLHVFDDFREAYAWLRHNTDVDDKVASWWDYGYQTTAMANRTVIVDNNTWNNTHIATVGTAMSSPEKAAWEIFNSLDVKYVLVVFGGLVGYPSDDINKFLWMVRIGGGVFPHIREPDYLRDGQYRIDAQATPTMLNCLMYKLSYYRFVETDGKAFDRVRRTEIGKKYFKLTHFEEVFTTHHWMVRIYKLKPPKNRIRGKLKKPKSSSKSSSSNHKRAGNTQKNPWQ